The sequence GTCAGCAACTCGCCGCGGACCATCGTGCCTTGCGGCACGAGGGCGTCGATCCGCTCATTTTTCGTCGCGATGGATCGATCGACGCCGGCGGAACCGGCGCGGGCGAGAAAGCGCCGGTTGGGATCGTCGTCCGCGATTTCCGAGGCGCTGCCCGCTGCCTGCTCATTGTTCCCAGCCGCCGCGCCGAGTGCGCCATCCGCGACGAGCTGGGGCGCGCGCAGCCTCTCCCATCGCCGCCGCTCCTCTTCCGCGGCGAGACGCCGGGCCTCGGCGTCGTCGACTTTCGGTTCGCTCTCCGTCTCGAAGGCCGGCGGCGCGACAAGAGGCGTTGGAGGGGCGACCGGCGGCGGGGGAACCTCGGCGGCTGGGGGTGGCGGCGGAGCCGTCATCTTGCCGAGATCCAGATTCGGGCGCTGGTCGATCGCGGGCGCCGGAAAAGCGGTGGTGTGGAATTCCTCTTTCTCCGGCGCGGTCATCGGCCGCGTCTCCTTATGCTGGGAGGCGTAAACCATCCAGCCGACAAAGAGCGCCGCGACGCTGGGGACGCCGATTTTGACGAAATTCCCCATCACGTGCGACGAGCGCTGGACCGAGCTTCTCGCCGCGTCTTCGAGCTCGAGCGAACGATAATGTTCGGGCGACGGCATGTTCGCTCCTTACCAAAATTGAAGGCCGTTAAAGCCCACGCGCTCGGGCGCATAGGGCTCGAGGCCGTCAGGTTCGTGGAGATTGTTCAGCCGCCGATTGAAGACGCAGGTCGTTTCCGCGCCGTTGCGCAGCGTCCATTGGAAATTGACCTTGTCGACGATGATGTAGGGACCTTCTTTGTGGAAATTGACGACGCTCTCCTTGCGGTCGCGGTCGACAACGAAGATCGCCGGCGTCTCCTGATCGGGCGCAAAGCGGAACCAGGTCTTGACGCCATCGTCGAAGACCGCGGTCGGCTTTGAGAGCGAGGAGCCCTTATAGGCGTAATCGCTGTTGGCGTTGGCGACGTTGAAATTCTTCGTGTTGGGATAGCTTGCGCGCTCCTTGGCGAGGGCGATGAGCCTGGCGTCGGCCTCGTCGTCGGGGAAGCGAAAGCGCACCTTGAACACTTGCGCCCTGCCCTGCCGGAAATCCGCTCGGAGAAGGAATGAATAGATCCGCTTTGACGTGACGACGTTCAGATTGGAAAACGCGTTTTTATCCACCGGCTTGACGAAGATGATGTTGCCGCGCTTGTTGGGCTCGACCTTCCAGGCGACCGAATCGCCGAGCGCCAACGTCTCGATCTTCTCGTCCTCGCCCAGCACGATCATCGTGGAGACGCCATAGGAGCCGTTGATGGCGACGACCTCGTCAGGGCGGAAACTGACCTCCCGCACCCGAGCGTCGTAGCGCCCGGCCCAGGGCGACTCCTCTGCCTGCGCGAGGCTCGGAGCGCCGATCGCGAGCAAGCCGAGAAGGAGGGGGAAGCCGAGACGCCGGGTCACTTCTCGGCTCCCGTCGCGGTCGGGACCGTTTCCTGGTCGCGGCGGTATTCGGTCGTCTGGAAGCCGAGCGGATTGTCGAAACGCATCTGGTTCGACATGGGCGAGCCGGAATAGCGGAAACGAACGAGCGCCACCCAATCGCGATGGACAATGTTGGAGGCGGATTTTTCATCCGTGCCGAAACGCACGAGCGCCGTGCGTTGGTTTGGGAACGTCACCGATTTGACGGAGACCGCGACCTCCGTCGTCGAACCGAAAGTTTTGACCGGGTTCTTCGGATTGACCGGACTGAAAATCTCGGTGAGATCGCGCGCGGCGTCGCCGGTCGAGAGCAGCTGCGCGAGATCGAAATTGTCCTTGAGCGCCTTGGGATCGTAAGTCTCGCGCGCCTTCACATAGCGCACGACATTGAACATGGTGACGGCTTCGTCTTGACTGAGCGCTCCCTCGGCCATCGGCCGCTTGACCTCGACGAAGCCTGAGGATTTGTCGACGACGATCATATAAGGCTCAAAGGTCTTGAGCGGTGCGAGGCTTGTGAGCGAGACGATGGCGCCAAGCGCGATGACGGTCATCACGGCGGCGATGATCCAGGCAATCGAGAGCGACGAATTCTTCCAGAGCGTCCGGTCCTCTTCCCAAGTCCCGCCCTCCTGGTAGTAGCGCGCGCCCTCCCTTGCCGCGGAAGCTCCATGGTCCGGCGCAATGGGGGCGAACTCTTCTCGCAGGGCCCTGCGGGAGAGGTGGCGAAACGGCAATTCCCACATCATCAAATCCGGTCCATTTTCTTGGCGAGCACATCGGCCGCGCGCTGGCCGTAGATGCGCTCGTAGCGGGCCCGTGTGAGGCGATCCTGCAGCGACCGATCGACGCCGAAGCGCGCGCCGTAGCCGAAAGGCACGCGGGCGCGATAGGCGCCCGAGGCGACCAACGCGCCATTCGCCGTAACCGAGCGCCAGAGCCCGCCGATCGTCGTTGCGTAAAGCGGAATGCCGCCGGCGATCGCCGCGGCCATGCCGGGGAGTTGGCTCAAAAGGAAGAGGCCGGTGAGGCCGACGAGAAAGAAAGGCGCGAGCGCGCCCCAATCGACCTGGCCGCTGTTGATGGCGGCGCCAAGACCCGCGAAGATCGGCTGCGTGACGGTGAGGTAGAAGGCGAGAAAGGCGTAAACCAGCACCTGCAGCATCGCATACATGACGGCGGCGGAGAGCCAGCCGGAAAAGAAGCGCGAGGAGGCGTCGAAAAGCAGCAGCAGGATCGTCAAGGGCGCGATGCCGAGGATCAGCCACAGAAAGACCTTCGAGAGGATGATCGTGAAGGTGGCGACCGCCAGAAACAGCGCAATGATGATCACGCAGGCGAGCCCGACGAGGGCCGAGGCGAAGGATTGCAGGCTGAACGCGAAATGCAGCTGAAAGCCTTGCGCGACCTGGTTCCAGATCGCTTCCAACGCAGAGACCACGGCGTTTGGCGATGTGTAAGTGTTATTGTTGCCGACGCTGAGCAGCCGATTGCCGATCGCCGCCGGCCCGTCGTTGAAGAGCGTGTAGGCAAAGCTCATGAAGTCGCTCCAGGAGGTTGCGAGCGCGTAGATCACAAAGGCGCGAAACAGCCGGAAAGCGGCGTCGGTGGCAGTTCCCGTAGCGGTCCCGGACCAGACGCCAAAACCCCAAAAAATCACGTAGGAGATGAGGAGGAGCGAGGCGATCGAAGCCCCTGCCCCGCCCGCCGTCACATCTCGGGCGAGTTCCTGAAAGGCGCCCTGGACATAGGTGCAGCCAGTCTGGTCGACGCCGGAGAGGATCTGCGGAATGATTCCGGACCCGTAATTCTGCGCCGGGCAGTTCTGCAGGACGGTCACTTGAGCCGCTCCGCGTTGATCGGGCGCAAGGGACCGCAGTCGCCGGCGGCGGAGCTGAAGGGCGCGGGCGCGCGCGCCGCCTCTGGCTCCGCATAGAACAAGGCTTGCACGGCGTTCTGTTGCGGGCCCGCCGGCTCGGGCATGGGTTGTTCCGCCGTCGGTATGCCGCCTTCGGACATGGCGCAAGGCGCCTCTAAGGGCTTGTAGCCGCAGCCAGAAAGAGCGGCCGCGATCAGCGCGGCGCTCGCCATAAAGAGAAGCCGCATTGCGCTATTGTCCGTAGGGTCGAAACTGCATGGCGCGGGCCGCGGCAGAAAGCCCGGCGATGCGGTCGAGATTGGCCTGGTTGGCCGCCGCCGCTGCGGTGTTGACCGCGCCATTGAGCTGAACGATCGATTGGCCATTCTGCGCCTGGATCTGCGAATTCTGATCGATCGAGCCTTTCACGTCGGGGGAGCTTCCGATCTGCTGCCCGCCGGATGTGTAGGCGTTGCTGGCGCTCTTGACCGTCCCTTGCGTCGAGTTGATGAGGCCGAGGATGAGTTGGGCTGTGTTCGAGGAATTGAGATAGGCCTTGTCGCTCGGGAGCGCGCCTTGCAGCCCCGACAGTGTTTTGACGAGATTCAGCCCATTGATCAGCGACGAGATGATTTGCTGAGAATCGCCGCCAAGCCCTGCGAAAGACAGCGGGCCCCCTGAAATCACCGAGCCGAGCGACGGCGCGCTCCCCATCGAAAAGCCGCCGCCAAGCGCCATTTGCGCGAGCGGCCCCTGCGCCAGCGACGAGCGGTCGCCGGTCACGGCCTGCAGGGTCTTTTGCACATTGGAAAGGATGTCCTGGTCGGTCGAGAGGATTTGCTTGGTGTTCGTCGCCGTCTGCTGTGACTGGGAGAGATTGGCGGCGTCGATCACCGGAACCTGGGCATGCGCGCCGCGAACGAGCAAAAGATTCGCAAGGCAGAAAGCCAACATCGCCTGTTTCATGCAAAGCCCTTTTTCTAATGCGACGATGCGCGTTCGAGATAAACGATGACGTTTCCGAGTGAATCGGTGACGCGGCGCTCCACGCAGCCGCCGTCGAGCAGCGACTGGCAGAACTGGCTTGAGGCCAGGATGCAGGGACTATTCGCAGTGCCGCCGCCGCGGTAGCCAGCGCCGCAAATCGCATTGGTGGCGAGAAGCCCGCTTCCCGAGGAGAAGGACGTAAAACTCATGCCGCGCGCGGCCTGGCTCGCCTGCGACACGCGCATCATATTGATCGCGTGATAGGCGCTGGCGAGCAGATTGGCCGTTGCGAGCACCTGGTTCCAGCTGACGCCGTTCTGCGTCCCGCCAGAGGAATTCTGGTCATAGCCGGCCATGATCGTCGGCGACCCGCCGATGAGGCCGGAGGCGCTCTGGTAGGTCGGCCCGTTGCTGACGATCGTCGCCTGCGTCGCCGTATTGCCCGCGACGACGTCCCCCGCGGCCGACCCGAAATTTTGCGTCGCCAACGTCGCCCCCGTGGCGTTCGTCGCGGGCGCAGCCGGGCTTTGCGGGTCGTAGTTCTGGACGGCGGCGGCGCCCGCGGACGCACTGGGCGTCGCAGTGTTGTTCTGCACCGCGCCCCTTTGGCCGGTGTGGATCGCGCAATCGATCCCCTTCTGTCCATCGCGCTGCTTTTGTTGCACCGGAACCAGGGTGGTCGTCAGCGCCGAGGTCTGAATCTTCTGCGTGAGTTGCTCGGCGTCCTCAACCGGAATATCGGCGAGGGCGGCGGTCGCTGAGCCGAGAAGAAAAGCTGACGTGAGGAGAAGGCGCATCAGGCCGGCCTTCCCATGAAAACCGGCAGCCAGGCCTCGGGCGCGCTCCCGACCTTCCCCATTAACGAATAGAGCTCGGAAACCGTCTCGGTGCGCCCGGAGAGCACCTTGATGAACTCCGGCATGCCGCCGAGGTCCAATCTGGCGATGACCGAATCCTGCCCGTGTTTGATCAGAAAGGACCGCGCCTCGGGGGCCGTTTCCCTGATCCAGCGCATTTCCCGGTCGGAAAGCTGGAAGGCCCTGCGGTAGCTATCGTCATCCGCCTTGGCGTTGGCGAAGAACACATTGGTCGCGGTCTGCTCAATCAAAGTGTTTGCGGCCTTGGAGCGCACGATGTCGGCGGCGCTTTGGGTGCCAAAGCCAATGACGCCGTTCTGCTTGCGCAGGGTCTTGAGCTTGTCCTTGATAAAGTACGAGAAAATCTCGTCGTCGAGCAGCCGCCAGCCCTCGTCGAGGAAGATCATGATCGGCGTCCCGTCGATCAGCTCCTCGATGCGATGAAAAATATAGAGCAGCGCCGCCGTGCGGATTGTCGGATTGTCGAGGACGCGCGTCATGTCGAAGCCGAAAACCGCGTTAAGCGAAAAGCGGTCCTCGGGGTTATTCAACAGCCAGCCATTCTGGTCCTTGCGGATCCACGGCTCCAGTCGCGAGGCCAA is a genomic window of Methylocystis echinoides containing:
- a CDS encoding type IV secretion system protein — translated: MTVLQNCPAQNYGSGIIPQILSGVDQTGCTYVQGAFQELARDVTAGGAGASIASLLLISYVIFWGFGVWSGTATGTATDAAFRLFRAFVIYALATSWSDFMSFAYTLFNDGPAAIGNRLLSVGNNNTYTSPNAVVSALEAIWNQVAQGFQLHFAFSLQSFASALVGLACVIIIALFLAVATFTIILSKVFLWLILGIAPLTILLLLFDASSRFFSGWLSAAVMYAMLQVLVYAFLAFYLTVTQPIFAGLGAAINSGQVDWGALAPFFLVGLTGLFLLSQLPGMAAAIAGGIPLYATTIGGLWRSVTANGALVASGAYRARVPFGYGARFGVDRSLQDRLTRARYERIYGQRAADVLAKKMDRI
- a CDS encoding conjugal transfer protein, with the protein product MKQAMLAFCLANLLLVRGAHAQVPVIDAANLSQSQQTATNTKQILSTDQDILSNVQKTLQAVTGDRSSLAQGPLAQMALGGGFSMGSAPSLGSVISGGPLSFAGLGGDSQQIISSLINGLNLVKTLSGLQGALPSDKAYLNSSNTAQLILGLINSTQGTVKSASNAYTSGGQQIGSSPDVKGSIDQNSQIQAQNGQSIVQLNGAVNTAAAAANQANLDRIAGLSAAARAMQFRPYGQ
- the virB9 gene encoding P-type conjugative transfer protein VirB9, producing the protein MTRRLGFPLLLGLLAIGAPSLAQAEESPWAGRYDARVREVSFRPDEVVAINGSYGVSTMIVLGEDEKIETLALGDSVAWKVEPNKRGNIIFVKPVDKNAFSNLNVVTSKRIYSFLLRADFRQGRAQVFKVRFRFPDDEADARLIALAKERASYPNTKNFNVANANSDYAYKGSSLSKPTAVFDDGVKTWFRFAPDQETPAIFVVDRDRKESVVNFHKEGPYIIVDKVNFQWTLRNGAETTCVFNRRLNNLHEPDGLEPYAPERVGFNGLQFW
- a CDS encoding virB8 family protein gives rise to the protein MMWELPFRHLSRRALREEFAPIAPDHGASAAREGARYYQEGGTWEEDRTLWKNSSLSIAWIIAAVMTVIALGAIVSLTSLAPLKTFEPYMIVVDKSSGFVEVKRPMAEGALSQDEAVTMFNVVRYVKARETYDPKALKDNFDLAQLLSTGDAARDLTEIFSPVNPKNPVKTFGSTTEVAVSVKSVTFPNQRTALVRFGTDEKSASNIVHRDWVALVRFRYSGSPMSNQMRFDNPLGFQTTEYRRDQETVPTATGAEK